In Conger conger chromosome 12, fConCon1.1, whole genome shotgun sequence, one DNA window encodes the following:
- the ptger4b gene encoding prostaglandin E receptor 4 (subtype EP4) b isoform X1, which produces MNITNQLTNNTRTTSMDPTIPVIMFIFGVVGNSIAIVVLCKSRKEQKETTFYTLVCGLAVTDLLGTLLASPVTIATYVKGAWPGDDALCQYSGFILLFFSLAGLSIICAMSIERYMAINHAYFYSHYVDQKLAGLTLFTIYFSNILFCALPSMGLGEVQKQYPYTWCFIDWRSNVSKNAAFSYMYAGFSSFLILATVICNILVCGALIMMHRRFVRRTSLGTDQRRIADLRRRRNFGRMAGAEIQMVILLIATSVVMLICSIPLVVRVFVNQLYKPSVEMRIENNLDLKAIRIASVNPILDPWIYILLRKAVLLKLIEKIKCLFCRIGGQHQQGPGNFHCIHGQRSSSVISRDSPSLVCRDMREFTSTSQTFLYLPETSTSLSGSLRMGQVGRECVSLKDFRGSESSNVHSLDCRTTEGQHTHVSLTSLNRSPSYSKDQPLHVTFTGETLNLPEKCI; this is translated from the exons atgaatataACAAATCAGTTGACAAATAATACAAGAACAACGTCCATGGACCCAACTATTCCTGTTATAATGTTTATATTCGGGGTGGTTGGCAATTCCATAGCCATCGTTGTGCTTTGTAAATCAAGAAAAGAACAGAAGGAGACAACATTCTACACCTTGGTTTGTGGACTCGCGGTGACCGACCTTCTGGGAACCTTGCTTGCTAGCCCTGTCACCATCGCCACCTATGTGAAAGGAGCGTGGCCAGGAGACGACGCATTGTGCCAATATTCTGGATTCATCCTTCTTTTCTTCTCTTTGGCTGGCCTCAGTATAATATGTGCCATGTCAATCGAAAGGTATATGGCTATTAACCACGCATACTTCTACAGCCATTATGTTGATCAAAAACTTGCAGGCTTGACtctttttaccatttatttctcgAACATTTTGTTTTGCGCCTTGCCGAGTATGGGACTGGGAGAGGTACAGAAGCAGTATCCATATACTTGGTGCTTTATTGACTGGAGAAGTAATGTGAGTAAGAACGCGGCGTTCTCGTACATGTACGCTGGTTTCAGTTCTTTTCTGATCCTAGCAACGGTCATCTGTAACATACTGGTGTGCGGGGCACTGATCATGATGCACAGAAGGTTTGTCCGCAGAACGTCGCTCGGCACCGATCAGAGAAGGATTGCTGACCTCCGGAGGAGACGGAATTTCGGACGCATGGCTGGTGCAGAAATTCAAATGGTCATTTTGCTCATAGCTACATCAGTGGTGATGCTTATTTGTTCAATACCTCTAGTG GTGCGGGTGTTTGTTAACCAGCTCTACAAGCCCTCAGTGGAAATGAGGATAGAGAATAACCTAGATCTTAAGGCCATTCGAATAGCCTCAGTCAACCCCATCCTGGACCCTTGGATCTATATCCTGCTCCGCAAGGCTGTGCTCCTCAAGCTTATTGAGAAGATCAAGTGCCTATTCTGCAGAATTGGGGGCCAGCACCAGCAGGGACCAGGGAACTTCCACTGTATCCATGGGCAGAGATCATCTTCTGTGATCTCACGCGATTCCCCATCCCTGGTTTGCCGGGACATGAGGGAGTTCACCAGCACCTCTCAGACATTCCTGTACCTGCCCGAGACCAGTACCAGCCTTTCCGGCAGCTTGCGGATGGGGCAGGTGGGGCGGGAGTGTGTCTCCCTCAAAGACTTTCGAGGATCCGAGTCATCAAATGTACACTCTTTGGACTGCAGAACTACAGAAGGACAGCATACCCATGTGAGCCTCACCAGCCTCAACAGGTCTCCCTCATATTCAAAAGATCAGCCCCTACATGTGACTTTCACGGGAGAAACATTGAACTTACCAGAGAAATGCATATAG
- the ptger4b gene encoding prostaglandin E receptor 4 (subtype EP4) b isoform X2, with the protein MAGAEIQMVILLIATSVVMLICSIPLVVRVFVNQLYKPSVEMRIENNLDLKAIRIASVNPILDPWIYILLRKAVLLKLIEKIKCLFCRIGGQHQQGPGNFHCIHGQRSSSVISRDSPSLVCRDMREFTSTSQTFLYLPETSTSLSGSLRMGQVGRECVSLKDFRGSESSNVHSLDCRTTEGQHTHVSLTSLNRSPSYSKDQPLHVTFTGETLNLPEKCI; encoded by the exons ATGGCTGGTGCAGAAATTCAAATGGTCATTTTGCTCATAGCTACATCAGTGGTGATGCTTATTTGTTCAATACCTCTAGTG GTGCGGGTGTTTGTTAACCAGCTCTACAAGCCCTCAGTGGAAATGAGGATAGAGAATAACCTAGATCTTAAGGCCATTCGAATAGCCTCAGTCAACCCCATCCTGGACCCTTGGATCTATATCCTGCTCCGCAAGGCTGTGCTCCTCAAGCTTATTGAGAAGATCAAGTGCCTATTCTGCAGAATTGGGGGCCAGCACCAGCAGGGACCAGGGAACTTCCACTGTATCCATGGGCAGAGATCATCTTCTGTGATCTCACGCGATTCCCCATCCCTGGTTTGCCGGGACATGAGGGAGTTCACCAGCACCTCTCAGACATTCCTGTACCTGCCCGAGACCAGTACCAGCCTTTCCGGCAGCTTGCGGATGGGGCAGGTGGGGCGGGAGTGTGTCTCCCTCAAAGACTTTCGAGGATCCGAGTCATCAAATGTACACTCTTTGGACTGCAGAACTACAGAAGGACAGCATACCCATGTGAGCCTCACCAGCCTCAACAGGTCTCCCTCATATTCAAAAGATCAGCCCCTACATGTGACTTTCACGGGAGAAACATTGAACTTACCAGAGAAATGCATATAG